The following proteins come from a genomic window of Nostoc sp. ATCC 53789:
- a CDS encoding cupin domain-containing protein, with translation MQTSTMRKPIILAPGEGNQFSIMGGQFTTKATGEETNQAWKIYEITDTEENGPPLHTHPWEEAFYILEGELDIQVGTETILASTGFFVNIPHNAPHAFKIRSATAKFLVLIAPQGAKNFYEEMGQVADNLPPNMDKIQPLLNKYGLQFLA, from the coding sequence ATGCAAACTTCAACCATGCGTAAACCAATTATTCTTGCACCAGGAGAAGGTAATCAATTTTCAATTATGGGTGGACAATTTACCACCAAAGCAACTGGTGAAGAGACAAATCAAGCTTGGAAAATTTATGAAATTACAGACACAGAAGAAAATGGGCCACCACTGCACACTCACCCTTGGGAAGAGGCATTTTATATTCTCGAAGGAGAACTAGACATCCAAGTTGGTACAGAAACAATTTTGGCATCAACCGGCTTTTTTGTTAACATTCCTCACAATGCACCACACGCCTTCAAGATTCGTTCTGCTACTGCTAAATTTCTGGTTTTAATTGCACCTCAAGGGGCGAAAAACTTTTATGAAGAAATGGGTCAAGTCGCAGATAACCTACCGCCAAACATGGACAAAATACAGCCTCTTTTGAACAAATATGGATTGCAATTTCTGGCGTGA
- a CDS encoding Nif11-like leader peptide family natural product precursor — MLSQIQSLLQNSQLRENIQAAVTQTEAIKLLLIASAEKGYTFTAESVAQMLAELTFVDSNELSEEELLSVSGGAMADSAPKLCHTAGCGGGHCYLS, encoded by the coding sequence ATGTTGTCACAAATTCAAAGCCTACTCCAAAATAGTCAACTACGTGAGAATATACAAGCAGCAGTTACCCAAACAGAAGCTATCAAACTGTTGTTAATTGCGAGTGCAGAAAAAGGTTATACTTTCACCGCCGAAAGCGTAGCTCAAATGCTGGCAGAACTGACCTTTGTGGACTCAAACGAACTGAGCGAAGAAGAATTACTCAGTGTTAGTGGCGGTGCAATGGCTGATAGTGCGCCCAAACTATGTCACACAGCCGGCTGTGGTGGCGGACACTGCTATCTCTCGTAA
- a CDS encoding DUF4351 domain-containing protein codes for MVNNRSAECLRLLATLRLDPARMKMIGGFVDTYLKLNVAEEEIFQTEIAKFEVAKQEVVMEIVTSWELKGIQKGKLEIIMRQLNRKIGEVTPELEERICQLSTTQLEDLAEALLGFGNAGDLVAWLNGLEE; via the coding sequence ATGGTAAATAACAGAAGTGCTGAATGTTTGCGTTTGTTAGCGACTTTACGACTCGATCCAGCACGAATGAAGATGATTGGTGGGTTTGTTGATACTTATCTCAAATTAAATGTAGCAGAAGAAGAGATTTTTCAAACTGAGATTGCTAAATTTGAAGTAGCCAAACAAGAGGTAGTTATGGAAATTGTTACTAGTTGGGAATTAAAAGGAATACAAAAGGGAAAGCTAGAAATAATTATGCGCCAGCTAAATCGTAAAATTGGTGAGGTTACACCTGAATTAGAAGAACGTATTTGCCAATTATCAACTACACAATTAGAAGATTTAGCAGAAGCTTTGTTAGGTTTTGGCAATGCAGGTGATTTGGTAGCTTGGTTAAATGGGCTGGAGGAGTAA
- a CDS encoding type 2 lanthipeptide synthetase LanM family protein, producing MVQQLVRLSQQKTSDDLRAIAANASFIWERLDESRFAIDVDRVNEQEINRRRHRWCEVAAEGKFNTLHKRLQWEGLNLDTVSSRLGTIELLADQPLPEWAETLQQIIQTATGFNSATEVFLPIDSQNPIAFEDILLPAILVARQQLLTHCDSKFTQDYLPLSILSHDAYSSLERGLLKRLAGICTKTLDFEFSQVRPFGQNLLGLLGLETQNNNTHYTKFVNQLLEDGMLTFFQKYPVLGRLVATAVNFWVEFTAEFLQRLVADRTDIQRTFNQAIAPLSQNKVVEIQTSISDAHKRGRTVILLTFESGLKLVYKPKDLGLEVVFNQFLDWCNQHSDLLDFKVIQVLERNGYGWVEHVEQLPCVDEAAAKQFYQRSGMLLCVLYALRGTDCHYENLIANGEHLVLIDMETLLHHEPNLIEDSPLTQDLDTTATRQFWDSVLRTGLLPRWDFSGDRSVAYDISGLGSTDPRLSPRKVPRWQNINTDNMHLLSEPVTLPIGKNVPFLGETALSPNDYQLQITTGFEQMYRFLMAHKDFLISRQSLLSAMQNQQVRFIFRNTRIYGIILQKALAPDYLKHGVDYSIQLDVLSRAFLVAQNKPNAFPVLSAELRAMEQLDIPFFTASAVVDELSLNGSSSIPNYFKQSSYQDLLNQLQSLDETDLARQVAIIQGSFDAKIATTFSRQGGQWQGESLPLLNSEQLIAEAQEIATQLETRAISDPDGSVNWIGLDFVPRAERYQLQVLNNCLSDGRSGVALFLAALNQVTGDSRYRDLALRTVQSLRRQIHTVEPETWERMARFMGVGGATGLGSMIYSLVKISQLLNDATLLPDAQVLAELMTPELIAADEHLDIMSGAAGAILGLLSLHQATGEATVLEKAIACGQHLINRQVSHNGAPKAWHTYWDKPLTGFSHGAAGISYALLRLYAATLERKFLEAGLAGIEYERSVFCQSTANWPDFRRMGQSGQPDFANKWCHGAAGIGLGRLGSLRIVETPEIQQEIEIALQTTQSFGLQAIDHLCCGNFGRAEVLLVGAKICSRSDWHQIAHQNVTNVVARAKRTGAYQLFPNLPNSVFNPGFLPGISGIGYQLLRLANNNLPSILLWD from the coding sequence ATGGTTCAACAACTTGTTCGCTTATCCCAACAGAAAACATCAGACGATTTAAGAGCGATCGCAGCCAATGCTAGCTTTATCTGGGAACGTCTTGATGAAAGCAGATTTGCAATTGATGTCGATCGAGTCAACGAACAAGAAATTAACCGTCGTAGACATCGCTGGTGCGAAGTTGCAGCAGAAGGTAAATTCAATACGTTACACAAACGCTTACAATGGGAAGGGCTAAACCTCGATACTGTTAGTTCCAGATTGGGAACCATTGAGTTACTTGCCGATCAACCTTTGCCTGAGTGGGCAGAAACCTTGCAGCAAATCATCCAAACTGCTACAGGATTCAATTCTGCAACCGAAGTATTTCTACCAATCGATTCACAAAATCCGATCGCTTTTGAAGATATTCTTTTGCCTGCTATCTTGGTAGCCAGACAGCAATTACTGACTCACTGCGACAGTAAATTCACCCAAGATTATCTTCCCTTATCGATTCTTTCGCACGACGCTTACAGTTCTCTAGAACGTGGTCTACTGAAACGATTAGCAGGAATTTGCACAAAGACATTGGATTTTGAATTTTCTCAGGTGCGTCCCTTTGGTCAAAACTTGCTCGGCTTACTGGGGCTTGAAACACAAAACAATAACACTCACTACACCAAGTTCGTCAATCAACTCCTAGAAGATGGAATGCTGACCTTCTTCCAAAAGTATCCAGTACTCGGTCGGTTAGTGGCAACAGCCGTTAATTTTTGGGTTGAGTTCACTGCTGAATTTCTCCAACGTTTAGTTGCAGACAGGACAGATATTCAACGAACTTTTAATCAAGCGATCGCCCCACTTTCTCAAAACAAAGTTGTTGAAATTCAAACATCGATTTCCGATGCACACAAACGCGGGCGAACGGTGATTTTGCTCACCTTTGAGTCTGGACTTAAACTTGTTTATAAACCCAAAGATTTAGGATTAGAGGTTGTCTTTAACCAATTTTTGGATTGGTGCAATCAACACAGCGATCTTTTAGATTTTAAAGTCATTCAGGTACTAGAGCGCAACGGTTATGGTTGGGTGGAACATGTTGAACAGTTGCCTTGTGTCGATGAAGCCGCTGCGAAACAATTCTATCAGCGTTCTGGGATGTTGTTGTGTGTGCTTTACGCTTTGCGGGGAACAGATTGCCATTACGAAAACTTAATTGCCAATGGCGAACATCTGGTGCTGATTGACATGGAAACGCTGCTGCACCACGAACCGAATCTCATTGAAGACTCACCACTTACCCAAGATTTAGACACAACCGCCACACGACAATTTTGGGATTCCGTACTCCGCACCGGACTTTTACCGCGTTGGGACTTTAGTGGCGATCGCAGTGTCGCTTATGATATTAGCGGACTAGGCAGCACAGATCCTCGACTATCTCCCCGCAAAGTGCCGCGCTGGCAGAACATTAATACAGATAATATGCACCTGTTGTCTGAGCCTGTAACCTTGCCGATCGGGAAAAATGTGCCGTTTTTGGGTGAAACTGCTCTGTCTCCAAACGATTATCAACTACAAATCACCACTGGGTTTGAGCAGATGTATCGCTTTTTGATGGCGCACAAAGATTTCTTAATTTCACGCCAAAGTTTGCTATCTGCTATGCAAAATCAGCAGGTGCGTTTTATCTTCCGCAACACCCGCATTTATGGCATCATTCTCCAAAAAGCTTTGGCACCCGATTACCTCAAACATGGCGTAGATTACAGTATTCAACTCGATGTTCTCAGTCGTGCTTTTCTAGTTGCTCAAAATAAACCGAATGCCTTTCCTGTTTTGAGTGCAGAACTCCGAGCAATGGAACAATTGGATATTCCCTTCTTCACGGCTAGCGCTGTGGTTGATGAACTGAGTTTAAACGGTTCTTCTTCCATTCCCAACTACTTCAAACAATCCAGTTACCAAGACCTGCTCAACCAGTTACAATCTCTGGATGAAACCGACTTAGCTCGACAAGTAGCGATTATTCAAGGCTCCTTCGATGCCAAAATTGCAACCACTTTCAGCCGCCAAGGTGGGCAATGGCAAGGCGAATCGTTACCGTTGCTAAATTCAGAACAATTAATTGCCGAAGCCCAGGAAATCGCCACTCAACTGGAAACCAGAGCCATTTCTGACCCTGATGGCAGCGTTAACTGGATTGGCTTAGACTTTGTGCCTCGCGCCGAACGATATCAACTGCAAGTATTAAACAATTGTCTCTCTGACGGACGCTCTGGAGTTGCTTTGTTTTTAGCTGCACTAAATCAGGTAACTGGTGATTCCCGTTACCGTGATTTAGCATTGAGGACAGTGCAATCTCTGCGTCGCCAAATCCACACTGTTGAGCCAGAAACTTGGGAACGCATGGCTCGTTTCATGGGCGTTGGGGGTGCAACAGGTTTAGGGTCAATGATCTATAGCCTGGTGAAAATTAGTCAACTCCTCAACGATGCAACGCTGTTGCCAGACGCTCAAGTATTAGCCGAGTTGATGACACCAGAACTGATTGCTGCCGACGAACACTTGGATATTATGAGCGGAGCAGCAGGGGCAATTTTAGGTTTATTATCCCTGCATCAAGCCACAGGAGAAGCAACCGTTTTAGAAAAAGCGATCGCCTGTGGACAACATTTAATCAACCGTCAAGTTAGCCACAATGGTGCGCCCAAAGCTTGGCATACTTATTGGGACAAGCCCTTAACTGGCTTCTCTCATGGAGCCGCAGGCATCTCTTATGCTTTGCTCAGACTTTATGCCGCCACCTTAGAGCGCAAATTCTTAGAAGCAGGTTTAGCAGGAATTGAGTATGAGCGTAGCGTCTTTTGCCAGTCCACTGCCAACTGGCCCGACTTCCGCAGAATGGGACAATCAGGACAACCTGACTTTGCAAATAAGTGGTGTCATGGTGCAGCCGGCATTGGTTTAGGACGCTTAGGCAGTTTGAGAATCGTGGAAACGCCGGAAATTCAACAAGAAATTGAAATTGCTCTCCAAACTACTCAGAGTTTTGGCTTACAAGCGATCGATCACTTATGCTGTGGCAATTTTGGTCGGGCGGAAGTGCTGTTAGTCGGTGCAAAAATCTGTTCCCGTTCTGATTGGCATCAAATTGCTCACCAAAATGTAACAAATGTTGTGGCTAGAGCCAAGCGAACTGGAGCTTATCAACTGTTCCCCAACTTACCCAATTCTGTATTTAATCCTGGCTTTTTACCCGGTATATCTGGAATTGGTTATCAATTGCTGCGTCTGGCTAACAATAATTTGCCTTCAATATTATTGTGGGATTGA
- a CDS encoding ATP-binding protein encodes MPKEPLNFPKADILVIDDTPENLNLLSAMLTEQGYKVRSVTKGSTGLRGANAVPPDLILLDVNMPEMNGYEVCEHLKASDRTRKIPVIFISALGDVLDKVKAFAVGGVDYITKPFQLEEVLARIENHLTIWKLQQQLQAQNERLQQEIHVSEASQRARAKAEEKFAKVFRSSPNPIAIATVSDARFIDVNPSFLKMSGYSLDEVIGNTATELNLGKNTVAIAQTIQLLPETGSLYNLEFEFSTKCAELKTILISLELIDLAGVPCALLIANDITERKRLENEFISLVSHELRTPLTSTMGALDLLGSEQLGTLNEQGQKVLSIATTNTERLIRLVNDILDLERMKSGKIFTRKMKYNAADLLTTATEAMQAMADQLQVKLIINPVEVELWADPDRLLQTLTNLLSNAIKFSEPGDTVYISATLSESQGVEPKENEPLLPKYLLITIKDQGRGIPEDKLQIIFERFQQVDASDSRNKGGTGLGLAICRDIIQQHDGKIWVQSTLGEGSTFYVLLPLPVQ; translated from the coding sequence ATGCCTAAAGAGCCGCTTAACTTTCCCAAAGCAGACATACTGGTGATTGATGACACGCCAGAAAACCTGAACCTCTTATCTGCCATGTTGACGGAACAGGGATATAAAGTTCGGAGTGTAACTAAGGGTTCTACGGGGTTAAGAGGCGCAAATGCAGTTCCCCCCGACCTAATTTTGCTGGATGTGAATATGCCGGAGATGAATGGGTACGAAGTCTGCGAACATTTGAAGGCAAGCGATCGCACTCGCAAAATCCCGGTAATTTTTATCAGCGCTTTAGGTGATGTGCTAGATAAGGTGAAAGCCTTTGCAGTTGGGGGAGTGGACTATATCACTAAGCCTTTTCAACTAGAAGAGGTTTTAGCACGAATTGAAAATCACTTAACGATTTGGAAACTGCAACAACAACTCCAAGCCCAAAATGAGCGGTTGCAGCAGGAAATTCACGTTAGCGAAGCTTCCCAAAGGGCTCGCGCCAAAGCAGAAGAGAAGTTTGCTAAAGTTTTTCGCTCTAGTCCCAATCCGATCGCGATCGCTACAGTCTCAGATGCTCGTTTTATTGATGTCAATCCCAGTTTTTTGAAGATGAGCGGCTACTCTCTAGACGAAGTGATTGGCAATACTGCCACTGAACTTAATTTGGGTAAAAACACAGTCGCGATCGCTCAAACAATTCAACTTCTGCCAGAAACTGGGTCACTGTACAATCTAGAATTTGAATTTTCAACTAAGTGTGCAGAACTCAAAACCATACTAATATCTCTCGAATTGATTGACTTAGCTGGAGTACCGTGTGCTTTATTAATTGCCAATGACATCACCGAACGCAAACGTCTAGAAAACGAATTTATCTCTTTAGTCAGTCATGAATTGCGTACACCTTTAACTTCCACAATGGGAGCATTAGATTTATTGGGTTCAGAACAACTGGGAACTCTGAATGAACAAGGTCAAAAAGTTCTGAGCATTGCCACCACTAATACTGAACGCCTAATTCGTTTAGTGAACGATATTCTCGATTTAGAGCGGATGAAATCGGGCAAAATCTTCACGCGGAAGATGAAGTACAACGCCGCAGACTTGCTAACTACTGCCACAGAAGCAATGCAAGCAATGGCAGATCAATTACAAGTCAAATTGATTATCAATCCTGTAGAAGTTGAACTTTGGGCAGATCCCGATCGGCTGCTGCAAACCCTGACTAATTTACTGAGCAACGCTATTAAGTTTTCTGAACCAGGAGACACGGTGTATATAAGTGCCACTCTCTCAGAATCTCAAGGCGTTGAGCCTAAAGAAAATGAGCCTTTATTACCTAAATACCTTTTGATTACTATCAAAGATCAAGGGCGAGGAATTCCTGAAGATAAATTACAAATAATTTTCGAGCGCTTTCAGCAAGTGGATGCATCCGACTCCCGCAACAAAGGAGGAACAGGTTTAGGACTGGCTATTTGCCGAGATATCATCCAGCAACATGATGGCAAAATCTGGGTTCAAAGCACTTTAGGTGAAGGTAGCACTTTTTATGTACTGCTACCTTTACCAGTGCAATAA
- a CDS encoding response regulator produces MNRNILIVDDEEDVRAIAKLGLEMAAGWNVLTASSGQEALKVAATHKPDVILLDMMMPDMDGRATLQQLKANPATKKIPVILLTAKLQQSDRESFTDMDVAAIFAKPFRPLKLAEQINEVLVAL; encoded by the coding sequence ATGAACAGAAATATCTTGATTGTTGATGATGAAGAAGATGTGCGGGCGATCGCCAAGTTGGGATTAGAAATGGCTGCTGGCTGGAATGTATTGACAGCAAGTTCTGGTCAGGAAGCTTTGAAGGTAGCTGCTACCCATAAACCAGATGTCATTCTACTAGATATGATGATGCCTGATATGGATGGGCGTGCAACTCTACAACAACTGAAAGCTAACCCCGCCACTAAGAAAATTCCAGTAATTTTATTAACAGCTAAACTCCAGCAATCAGATCGAGAGAGTTTTACTGATATGGATGTCGCTGCTATTTTTGCCAAGCCTTTCCGTCCATTGAAACTAGCAGAGCAAATCAATGAAGTGCTGGTTGCCCTTTAG
- a CDS encoding Nif11-like leader peptide family RiPP precursor, with protein MLHQIKELLQNAQLQQQVKAATNQAEAIKVLVIASAEKGYNFTVEAISQMLTELTFVDSNELSEEELLSVSGGMMADSAPKLCHTEGCGGGHC; from the coding sequence ATGTTACACCAAATTAAAGAATTACTGCAAAATGCCCAATTACAACAGCAAGTAAAAGCAGCAACTAATCAAGCAGAAGCTATTAAAGTGTTAGTGATCGCTAGTGCAGAGAAAGGTTATAACTTTACAGTTGAAGCCATTTCTCAAATGCTGACAGAACTAACCTTTGTGGACTCCAATGAACTGAGTGAAGAAGAATTACTCAGTGTTAGTGGTGGGATGATGGCTGATAGTGCGCCTAAGCTATGTCATACAGAAGGCTGTGGTGGCGGACACTGCTAA